From a region of the Sesamum indicum cultivar Zhongzhi No. 13 linkage group LG3, S_indicum_v1.0, whole genome shotgun sequence genome:
- the LOC105156921 gene encoding inactive beta-amylase 9-like, whose product MDISFTGSSQVNLGRNGDVGFFSFGQNLNAKVCNLKNNSSKGCNFGKNQRLAWPLKSAFGFTLRASAIEAAEISKKASKITIKKPVDGVELYVGLPLDTVSKMHTMNQERAIAAGLKALKLLGVEGVELPVWWGIAEREVRGKYQWTGYLAVAEMVRKLGLKLHVSLCFHASKECKIPLPEWVSRIGKEKPDIFFTDRSGQHYKDCLSLAVDDVPVLDGKTPVEVYKDFCESFKSAFSPFMGSTITGISVGLGPDGELRYPSNHRPAKSNGCHGAGEFQCYGKYMLANLKKHAEKHENPLWGLAGPHDAPGYDQNPISSGFFMENGGSWETSYGDFFLSWYSSQLISHGHRILSLAASTFKDAPISVSGKVPLVHSWYLTRSHPSELMAGFYNTANRDGYKDIAEIFSNNSCKMILPGMDLSDEHEPLESHSSPESLFAQITSSCLKYGVEVSGQNTSVSGVSRGFEQIKNNLLDKNATVDLFTYQRMGAYFFSPDHFPSFAQFIRSLNQPTQRLDSLPVNHGDTVESLPDSNLHMQTA is encoded by the exons ATGGACATTTCATTTACCGGAAGCTCCCAGGTGAATCTAGGAAGAAATGGTGATGTGGGGTTCTTTAGTTTTGGGCAGAATCTGAATGCTAAGGTCTGTAATTTGAAGAACAATAGCTCGAAGGGATGCAATTTTGGTAAAAATCAACGCTTGGCGTGGCCTTTGAAGTCTGCTTTTGGTTTTACTCTCAGAGCCTCCGCCATTGAAGCTGCTGAAATTTCTAAGAAAGCTTCAAAGATTACAATAAAAAAGCCT GTTGATGGTGTTGAGTTATACGTCGGTCTCCCACTTGATACTGTCTCCAAGATGCATACAATGAACCAAGAACGAGCAATTGCTGCAGGGCTGAAGGCCTTGAAATTATTAGGGGTAGAAGGCGTGGAGCTCCCGGTATGGTGGGGAATAGCTGAAAGGGAAGTACGGGGAAAGTACCAGTGGACAGGCTACCTTGCTGTTGCAGAAATGGTCCGAAAATTGGGGCTTAAGCTTCATGTATCCCTCTGTTTCCATGCATCTAAAGAATGCAAGATTCCACTTCCAGAATGGGTTTCTCGGATTGGCAAAGAGAAACCGGATATTTTCTTTACAGATCGGTCGGGACAGCACTACAAAGATTGTCTATCATTAGCTGTGGATGATGTTCCTGTGTTGGACGGAAAGACTCCGGTTGAAGTGTACAAAGATTTCTGTGAGAGCTTCAAATCTGCATTTTCACCTTTCATGGGCTCGACAATCACG GGCATATCAGTTGGTCTTGGACCAGACGGTGAGCTTCGATATCCGTCTAACCACCGTCCGGCCAAAAGCAACGGTTGTCATGGAGCTGGAGAATTCCAATGTTATGGCAAATATATGCTTGCCAATCTTAAGAAGCACGCAGAAAAGCATGAAAATCCTCTGTGGGGACTTGCCGGCCCCCATGATGCTCCAGGCTATGACCAGAATCCAATCTCCAGCGGCTTCTTCATGGAAAATGGTGGATCTTGGGAGACCTCGTATGGTGACTTTTTCCTCTCTTGGTATTCAAGTCAGCTGATATCTCACGGACATCGCATCTTGTCGCTTGCTGCCTCAACCTTCAAAGACGCCCCTATTTCAGTCTCTGGTAAAGTCCCTCTGGTGCACTCATGGTACCTAACCCGTTCCCACCCATCTGAGTTAATGGCAGGGTTCTACAACACGGCCAACCGAGACGGTTACAAGGACATTGCTGAAATCTTCTCCAACAATTCCTGCAAAATGATACTTCCTGGGATGGACCTCTCAGACGAGCACGAGCCACTTGAATCTCACTCGAGCCCGGAATCATTATTCGCACAAATAACATCTTCTTGCCTAAAGTACGGAGTGGAGGTGTCGGGCCAAAACACGTCGGTTTCTGGTGTTTCCAGGGGTTTCGAGCAGATCAAGAATAACTTGCTGGACAAGAATGCAACGGTGGACTTGTTCACATACCAACGAATGGGAGCTTACTTCTTTTCTCCTGACCATTTCCCTTCATTCGCTCAGTTCATCCGCAGCCTAAACCAACCGACTCAACGTTTAGACAGTCTACCAGTGAATCACGGAGACACTGTTGAATCCCTTCCAGATTCAAATCTCCATATGCAAACTGCTTAA